The DNA sequence CGGTGGAGTCGGTAATAATGGCGTGGGAGGCAGCATGCCACATAGCCACCAGGTACAGAAACATCGTGCTTCCAATGATGTACCGATcctggaaaataaaaaaaataattgtacagaattttcattgaaaattagTAATTTCCTGTCAACTGTACAggggatgtgaccggtcaacaggggatgcatacttctaggcacctgatccacctctggagtgtccaggggtccgtgtttgcctttcTCTTGCCGTTGTGtatgttcatgtacatgtagaacttACCAATCGATACCTTAAGTTATCGGTCGATCGATCGATGTTCAGATCGGGTTCGATGTACACTTACTCAACAATTGTTACTCCACTTTGTGGTAGAAGTCATCCTAGCTTTCTTTAGAATTAATACAAGATAGTCGAAAGTGAGAACAAACGTGAATTTGCATTGAGggacaaaacaaaaaattaatcaTATCGATTTTGAAAATTCCCAATCTATTTTTGGCCCGATGTTGAAGAAATCAAATGTTATTCACCTCGAAGGCACGTGCAGGTGACGTTAGATTCAGTTTCCTACGTTGTTGGATCTCAGCACAAAATTATTTGATCTCATAATATAtctttataatgatatatataaacctACATACCCTATGCAATCTAGCAATATTCATTATGAAATAATAACATATGCgctgaaatttcaaaatatcacatAGATTTAGAGTTGATGTCCGACAAAGTGCAGACGATTTTGATACAAGAGAAATTCATTTtacacatattgttttataGCATTCTAATCGAGGATCTTAAAATATGCTTTTGGGGATCAAGTTTCGGACTTATATGAGCTTTTAAAAAAGATCGAAGAGAAGCATTATgagtatgaaaaggtgaagacaacgaacaatgatcatATAAGATTAAGAGTGGcacgaacacggacccctggacacaccagaggtgggatcaggtgcctaggaggagtaagcaacccctgtCCACCGATAATACCTGCCATGAGCCTTATATcatgttcaggtaaacggagttatttgtagtcaaattcagtgtgtaaataacggcctaacaatcggtatgaaacaccccagacaacatttgaccgaTTGGCAGTTTGTATAggtaaactagatcattataacgaccataagatttgcgaaatgctgactataAACATGTTTGTTGAAACCCcgtcaatttatttgtcagtagcctgcctcggttGTGTATTTGGAATGTACACACATGTACGTACTGTAACTGTGGTGAGGAGACCTATTCTACTTGTAACTAAGGAACATCCAATGTCCGTTGCTGTTATTTTTAAGATTCACTATTGACGATTGTCATGGACAGAATTTCAGCAATCAATTCAAATTTCAGCATGAAAACAAATGTACGTACCAGATGTGTCACGTAGGATATTTTGGGAATAACTTGGTTGGTGACAAATTTAAAGGTGACTGTGATGAGGACAAGCATGATAGATAATTGTAGACGATTCTCCACTTTACTCCTGTTCACAGCGAACGTAGCCAGAGACAGGGAACTGATGATGCACTGAAGAAAGGAGAGTATCATCGAAACAACCACTTTGTATTGTATTGGACAACACAAAGAAATCATGATAAAATATACTTACTCTAAAGAAATTGATGTAAAAGGGGAAAAAAGCGGTGGTACTTGCTGCGTTGGAAGAGATAGTTTCGTGAGATTTGCACGATATTTAATTGCGTACCATAAGCACAATGACGTTCCACACAAAGAAGCCCGGTTTTCTCCCAGCGCTGCAGAAAACGTGCATTCCTggttttttaaactttttattgGCATATTCTTGGGTTAAATCTTTAGGGGTAAAGTGAACAAATTCGTAAATCTTCCATTCTTGTCTTTTGGCAAATATCTCAGTATGAACACTTGAAATTTCTCGATCGTCTTCAAAAATTCCAACTTCTGCGTCTGACAGCTCTGTCGTTATGAAAATGTTTAGATCCTGTAAATTTGCAGATTGATAAAGCGTCAATAACACCAATCATTTGATTGATGAAAACACATAATCGATATTGATAcgctttaatttaaaaaaagaaaaagaatccatgatgtaaatatatcatGCCAGCGCGCGCATAGATACCTGTATGTCGAAAGGAAATAGCGCTAACTCCATGCTCTCTGTGAAGGTTGCCACCAGTCGACTTTTCTCTACGATATGGGTTTCTCCTGATTCTTCCGTTTGTAAAAGGCACCACTTGTCGTGGTCTTTCTGTGAGATGGCGTTAGATATAAAGATCTTTGGATTCCAGTATGACGACCAGTCTATTTTATCGCCTCCCTGAAATGTAGAGATTCACTCATTGTTACATATATCATGTACTGTTAAAGCCCGAAGCCAGGCAAAGAGTTCAATCTATTAAAAGAAACATTtcatgcaatctaattaaaatcaaacttattaattccgcgccgtatactttgCCTATTATAGCGATCCTAGGATCtgaatttaattagattgcatttCATGCAGATTATTATAACTCGAGACCAAAATCGATGCCGATTTCAAAGGCAGTGTTATAGCAGATAATGGGTAGAACACCTATCCGAGTTACTGAAATTACAAAACTGAAATTCGACATGcatatatagataaataaaatatgaaatgaacaTTGTTCTATTGAAACCCTATAACAACTTCATATTTGGTGATCTAATAGGtaaaatgtaaaagttttattCAGAGGTCAACGTGTATAGCTTTTTCcgtacaaaatagagattgtACCTTTTTCCCATCTAGTTTGGGTTCTCTCCATCTTGCCTGATAGAACACGTCTGCCGTAAAGGTCTCCTTCAGAGTGTCTATCTCAAGAATATTTAGAATGGATACTTTGAGATAAACATTCCTCTTCTCTGCATTCACAACATCGTCAGGATGAACctaaaacaaatgtacatgtaaaatatttcctaGTAGGTCACCAGTTTTGTACGGCAGCCTCCTATTTGACGGCTGCCAAGTAATAAATCGTCCTGACAACTGACAACTGGAAATCTTCTAAAAATCTCCAACGGTAACGATCGTTTTTCTGGGTGTTTGGAGAATTATAGTCTCAGATAGCAGGGCAGCGATATCTTCGTCGTTTTCATTCAAAGATAAAATGGCCCCAAAGTTAATTGGAAAAGAGGCGTCTCTATTCTCTACCACACTTCTAACTGGTTGTTGTCGTTTATCCCGTGATCGTGTTTGATGGCGAAGCAAACATTATTGGCAGTAGTCTCtatatccataacaggacaaaataTTCCGAAGATAGCACCTAATCtgtgaggacagagctctaTCAAAGCATGTGTTACTTActcgtttgaattttcccttgtgttAACGTTCGTCGTCATTTTTCGGGAAATGGGTCATGCCAGAATCACGTGATTTGCCACCAtgtctatattttccttttaaacatgtaccTGTATATAGGTCTACGTGTTATTACCTATAGGGAGACTCTCCGCTCTGACGGCCCTTCGGCTTCAGAATTCTTTCTTAAGCAATCTGCCTTCCTGTTTTGTATGCAAAGACAAGTTGCAGTATGTTTAGGTCAGCCTTAGGAATAACCAAAAGGAAGGACCCAGATGTTAATGGACCATTCTTTTTCGTATACTGACACAAAGAAACGTTTAATTTACCCGtttctttctttcaaattaAACATTCTTCAACAAAACTCTCCAACTGTGTTTGTCCCAAAAGGATGGAGGAAAGAAAATTACCATCTCTTATAACATCAGTAGCTTTGTATTTGTAACAGCATTGATAAGTTGATCTATTTCGTAGGAAGGGTCAAATACCATGACTTTTCACAACGCGGACAAGTCACTGTCATTTTCTTTCCTGATCACGAAATGTGACAGCTATTCAGTAATTAATTGAACAAAGGATCCTGCAGTTGCTCTGAACTGAGGCCAATGTCTACCTGCTCATTCctaaatgtcaatatttgtgatGGTGAATGACCCTCGTTTTTGTTAGCTATGTACAACACAAAACTAGGAAGCTGAATCTTCTAGAGTTTGGACAGTGATTGTATGGATACTCATGTCACGGCTAATAATGTAtcttaaaacatttcaaacaaCTCGCACTCCATCCATACGATATATGATCTCTTACACATTTCATAAAGTCCATAAAccagtcgcggtagctcagtagtagagtGTTAGTCTCGTTACCGGGGGTCGTGTAGTCTCGTTACCGGGGGTCGTGTAGTCTCGTTACCGGGGGTCGTGTAGTCTCGTTACCGGGGATCGTGTAGTCTCGTTACCGGGGGTCGTGTAGTCTCGTTACTGGGGGTCGTGgccccgtgccacagcaggtgtagcacgataacaccccccccccccgctcaAATGCTGTAAGCACCGATTTGCAGCCTTtaaccagcaatggtgacgtcaccaTATGAGTTAAAGACTCTCTagtggaacgttaaacaatatacacatgt is a window from the Ostrea edulis chromosome 5, xbOstEdul1.1, whole genome shotgun sequence genome containing:
- the LOC125651012 gene encoding gamma-aminobutyric acid receptor subunit gamma-2-like, translated to MAISNGEKVHPDDVVNAEKRNVYLKVSILNILEIDTLKETFTADVFYQARWREPKLDGKKGGDKIDWSSYWNPKIFISNAISQKDHDKWCLLQTEESGETHIVEKSRLVATFTESMELALFPFDIQDLNIFITTELSDAEVGIFEDDREISSVHTEIFAKRQEWKIYEFVHFTPKDLTQEYANKKFKKPGMHVFCSAGRKPGFFVWNVIVLMCIISSLSLATFAVNRSKVENRLQLSIMLVLITVTFKFVTNQVIPKISYVTHLDRYIIGSTMFLYLVAMWHAASHAIITDSTALSDVDQYAFYAFCGLFGFIQLFFALIVILSGSTRRYRVNKTLQQYNRKRADIMNSGDIIKTSKTGTLFKKNAQDCL